A DNA window from Haliovirga abyssi contains the following coding sequences:
- the ybeY gene encoding rRNA maturation RNase YbeY: protein MEYVIDITNEVEKYDLSNEMEKIEKYISEILDSEIEDSIKDIYLSLMFTDIENIQKINKEYRDKDMATDVISFAYSETENAGFYNVLGDIVICLEVVDDNSKKYGHGFERELYYVITHGVLHLLGYDHINEDEKKEMREKEEYYLNKFGYRR, encoded by the coding sequence ATGGAATATGTTATAGATATAACAAATGAAGTTGAAAAATATGATTTAAGTAATGAAATGGAAAAAATAGAAAAATATATTTCTGAAATATTAGATTCGGAAATAGAAGACTCAATAAAAGATATCTATTTATCATTAATGTTTACAGATATTGAAAACATTCAAAAAATTAATAAAGAATATAGAGATAAAGATATGGCAACAGATGTAATATCATTTGCATATTCTGAAACAGAAAATGCAGGCTTTTATAATGTATTAGGGGATATTGTAATATGTTTAGAAGTTGTAGATGATAATAGTAAAAAATATGGACATGGATTTGAAAGAGAACTATACTATGTGATAACTCACGGAGTTTTACATCTATTAGGGTATGATCATATTAACGAAGATGAAAAAAAGGAAATGAGAGAAAAAGAAGAATATTATTTAAATAAATTTGGATATAGGAGGTAA
- a CDS encoding HD family phosphohydrolase: MKSFKIFNKKITIKIENKKNKKNIIKEANVNFRIIFFLLIFISWILIGNVSFQFKNYRLGEVATKNIISPITLKYIDVEQRNFNIENIKKSIKKIYTRDNNVEIKVLNGLNDYFNLANKESAPKEILIGKDELKKIIGKTQEEKKSIKNNIEITLKKLFEKGIKDEPDYLNKVLKEMSKMKLSSLEEDIVIDFIEPNEFYDETATESILKKKIANLKTNYVQIFSGDVIVKKGEVINNKKFELLNKVFYKNSYWNFKKTVAIFLYILIFGSLFFIIIKKYMLKEIKKKNYYYLTVIEIIGMISLLQITNLEYIYIYPFAASVLLLGMIVNEKYSLIVNSLFLSMIFIHIGFNYIILMLFLVDMLLGIYFSKKIKNRTDIVNTGFVIGIVKIVLLLAFNIFFNKEILNTAYGVTEVFISGVFSGMITIALLPYFENSFNILTDIKLLELGDFSHPLLKQLSIKASGTFNHSIQVATLAENAAEAIGANSTFARVASYYHDIGKMKRANFFVENQKNGINPHENMNPYLSSLVVTAHTKDGDEMARAYKIPKEIRDVMKEHQGTTLLAYFYNKAKKENPDVNESDFRYEGPKPRTKESAIIMLADSVEAAVRSIDNKTHIAVEEMIHKVVSGKISAGQLSEAELTFKDIEIVMNTFSEVIQGIYHSRIKYPDISKLKGNNNKEQ, from the coding sequence ATGAAATCTTTTAAGATTTTTAATAAAAAAATAACTATTAAAATAGAAAATAAAAAAAATAAAAAAAATATTATAAAAGAGGCAAATGTAAATTTTAGAATAATATTTTTTTTATTAATATTTATATCTTGGATATTGATAGGGAATGTAAGCTTTCAGTTTAAAAATTATAGATTAGGAGAGGTTGCTACCAAAAACATAATATCTCCAATTACATTAAAATATATAGATGTTGAACAAAGAAATTTTAATATTGAAAATATTAAAAAAAGTATTAAAAAAATATATACAAGAGATAATAATGTAGAAATAAAAGTTTTAAATGGATTAAATGATTATTTTAATTTAGCTAATAAAGAGTCTGCTCCAAAAGAAATTTTAATAGGAAAAGATGAATTAAAAAAAATAATAGGGAAAACTCAAGAAGAAAAAAAAAGTATTAAAAATAATATAGAAATAACATTAAAAAAATTATTTGAAAAAGGAATTAAAGATGAACCAGATTATTTAAATAAAGTATTAAAAGAGATGTCGAAGATGAAATTATCTTCTTTGGAAGAGGATATAGTTATTGATTTTATAGAACCAAATGAATTTTATGATGAAACTGCTACAGAATCAATTTTGAAAAAGAAAATAGCAAATTTAAAAACAAATTATGTACAAATTTTTTCTGGAGATGTTATTGTAAAAAAAGGCGAAGTTATTAATAATAAAAAGTTTGAATTATTAAATAAAGTATTTTATAAAAATAGTTATTGGAATTTTAAAAAAACAGTTGCAATTTTTTTATATATTTTAATCTTTGGAAGCTTATTTTTTATAATAATAAAAAAATATATGTTGAAAGAGATAAAAAAGAAAAATTATTATTATTTAACAGTAATAGAAATCATTGGAATGATCTCTTTATTACAGATTACAAATTTAGAATATATATATATATATCCATTTGCGGCAAGTGTACTTTTATTAGGAATGATAGTTAATGAGAAATATTCTTTAATTGTAAATAGTTTATTTCTATCAATGATTTTTATACATATAGGGTTTAATTATATAATCTTAATGTTATTTTTAGTAGATATGTTATTAGGGATATATTTTTCGAAAAAAATAAAAAATAGAACAGATATTGTAAATACAGGGTTTGTAATAGGAATTGTAAAGATAGTATTGCTTTTAGCATTTAATATTTTTTTTAATAAAGAAATTTTGAATACAGCTTATGGGGTAACTGAAGTTTTTATTTCAGGTGTTTTTTCAGGGATGATTACTATAGCATTACTTCCATATTTTGAAAATAGTTTTAATATTTTAACAGACATAAAACTTTTAGAATTAGGAGATTTTTCTCATCCATTATTAAAACAATTATCTATAAAAGCAAGTGGAACTTTTAATCATAGTATACAAGTTGCTACTTTAGCTGAAAATGCAGCAGAGGCTATAGGAGCTAATTCTACATTTGCAAGAGTTGCATCATATTATCATGATATAGGTAAAATGAAAAGGGCTAATTTTTTTGTAGAAAATCAAAAAAATGGAATTAATCCACACGAAAATATGAACCCATATTTAAGTAGCCTTGTAGTAACAGCCCATACAAAAGATGGAGATGAAATGGCTAGAGCGTATAAAATTCCAAAAGAGATAAGAGATGTTATGAAGGAACATCAAGGGACAACATTACTTGCATATTTTTATAATAAAGCTAAAAAAGAAAATCCTGATGTAAATGAAAGTGACTTTAGGTATGAAGGTCCAAAGCCAAGAACAAAAGAGTCTGCTATTATAATGTTAGCTGATTCAGTTGAGGCAGCAGTGAGAAGTATAGATAATAAAACTCACATAGCAGTAGAAGAGATGATTCATAAAGTAGTTTCTGGAAAAATTTCTGCAGGGCAACTTTCAGAAGCAGAATTAACATTTAAGGATATAGAAATTGTAATGAATACTTTTTCAGAAGTGATACAGGGGATATATCATTCAAGAATAAAATATCCAGATATATCAAAATTAAAGGGAAATAATAATAAAGAACAATAA
- a CDS encoding diacylglycerol kinase, producing the protein MSSRKIVESFNCAVEGIIEAIRTESHMRFHLYITILVLMFSLFLDLTKLEIGLISIAISFVWITELINTAVEAVVDIYVKEFHELAKVAKDTAAGAVFVAAINSIIIGYLVLYNHFESFSNSILYRLKVSKVHTAVFSIILIVVIVIGLKAYFRKGKPFTGGMPSGHSAVAFSIWVSIIFLSDKIIIILLGLLMALLVSQTRIKSGVHSFKEVIVGAIVGGGVTFLIFVLLRSF; encoded by the coding sequence TTGAGCTCTAGAAAAATTGTTGAAAGCTTTAATTGTGCAGTAGAAGGTATAATAGAAGCTATTAGAACAGAGTCTCATATGAGATTTCATTTATATATAACAATATTAGTATTGATGTTTTCTTTGTTTTTGGATTTAACGAAATTAGAGATAGGATTGATCTCAATAGCAATATCTTTTGTTTGGATAACGGAATTGATAAATACAGCTGTGGAAGCAGTAGTAGATATTTATGTTAAAGAATTTCATGAATTAGCAAAAGTAGCGAAAGATACTGCAGCAGGAGCTGTATTTGTAGCTGCTATAAATTCTATAATAATAGGATATTTGGTATTATATAATCATTTTGAGAGTTTTTCTAATTCTATATTATATAGACTAAAAGTGTCTAAAGTGCATACTGCTGTTTTTTCTATTATACTTATAGTTGTAATAGTAATAGGTTTAAAAGCTTATTTTAGAAAAGGAAAACCATTTACAGGAGGTATGCCAAGTGGGCATAGTGCGGTAGCTTTTTCTATATGGGTATCTATAATATTTTTATCAGATAAAATAATTATAATATTATTGGGATTATTAATGGCATTATTGGTGAGTCAAACAAGAATAAAATCAGGAGTTCATAGTTTTAAAGAGGTTATTGTTGGTGCAATTGTTGGTGGAGGAGTTACTTTTTTAATATTTGTGTTATTAAGAAGTTTTTAA